In Leptolyngbya sp. O-77, the genomic window CGCCGGCGTGGCCACCGGAATCCACACCTGCTGCCCAAACAGCCAAACGCTGCTGCCGATGAGAATGCCGATTGCCGCCACGCCGCCAGCCCCCAGCCTGGCCGGATGTCGCAGAAACCAGCCTAGCCCGCTGCCCACTCCAACCCAGCCGATGATCCACAGTCCCTCTGCCCAGTCTGGCCAATAGCCTATGAGCCGTCGCCCGTCTTGCACAAGGCTCAAGAGCTGGCTGGTGATTTGGGCATGAATAACCACGCCCGGCATCTGGTGCTCGGTTTGCTGGCCGGCGCTGAAGGGTGTGTAGTACAGATCCTTACCGCTGGGCGCAGTCGTGCCAATTAGCACGATGCGATCACGCACCCGATCCCTTGACACGCGCCCATTTAGCACATCGGCAAAGGATACGACAGGGGCAGGCGCAGCGGGCGATCGATAGCGCAATAAAAGCTGATAGCCGCCCGCATCTAGCCGCTGATAGCCGCCCGCAGTCGATTCGAGCGGAGGTAGCGGAGTTTCCCCCAGTTCAGTGATGCCAGGATGGGCAGGGCTGGTGCGGAGACCAACATTTTCACTTGCCAGATATTTTTGCGCCAGCCGCATGGCAAAGGAATGAAACTCGCCGCCAAAAATTAGCCCCCGCCGCACGACTCTATCGGCATCCACTAGCAAATCGCTAAAGCCCACCTGCACAGACGGCACGCCAGGCGGCGGCGGAATTTGGGGGGTGGTGACGCTGCCCAACTGCATAAAGGTGATGACATTGGGCGATCGCAGTTCTTCCAAAAGCGCTGCTCGACCCGGTTCCTGGGGCAGGTCGCGCCATAGCCCCAGCCCAATGACCCGTGGCCCTGCCTGTTGCAGAGTTTGCAATACCTTGGCCACGTCAGCATCCGACGGCGTAGCCCGCTCCAGCGCTTGCAAATCTGCCTCAGCAATGCCCACGATGAGCAGACGATCGTCTGGCGGCAGGGCAGGTTGCAACCGGGTCATCTGGTCGTAGGCGAGGCGCTCTAGGGGTTCCGTCCAGCCGAGGTGTTTTAGCCCCAGAGATAGGGCAGCGGCGGTAGCCGTGGCGATCGCCAGTCCCCGCCAGCCCATCCGCAGGCGATCGCGCCAAGACAGCGGCGGCAAGGACTGCGTGCGATGGGCAACCCCAGGCGGCAGCAGCGATGTGGGTGTGTCAATCAAATCGGTGGGCAGGTCTGCCAGTTGCGCTAGGGCGTGCTGAACCTCTGCCGCCGACTGATAGCGTTGGCTAAAGTCATAGCGCACCAGGTGGTCGAGAATCAGCTTCAAACCGGGGCTAATCTCTGTTGCCTGGTGCTGCCAAAGGATATCTAGGGTTTCCGGGTCTTCTGGTAATTGCGATGGCAAGCAGCCCGTCACGGCTTGCACTACGGTCATTCCTAGGGCATAGAGGTCGCTGCAATAGCGGGGCCGCCCCATGAGCTGCTCGCTGGGCGTGTAGCCCTGGGTGCCAATGCCCACGGTCATCTCGGTTTGTCCAGAAATACCCGTCAGCCGCGTCTGAATTTCCTTGACTGCGCCAAAATCAATCAGCACCAGCTTGCCATCAGCTTTGCGGCGGATTAGGTTGGCGGGCTTGATGTCGCGGTGGATGACCTGATTTTGATGGACGAAGCTCAGCACGTTCAGCACGTCTTGCAAGAGAGCGATCGCCTCGGGTTCCGAAAACCGTTGTCTCTCCCCCAACTCTTCGCTTAGTGCGTGTCCTTCGATGAATTCTTGCACCAGATAAAACTCTTCGCCCTCCTGAAACGAGTCGTAGAGTTCGGGAATCTGGTCGTGCTGCCCCAGGCGACGCAGCGTTTCCACCTCCGTATCAAACAGGCGACGCGCCACCACCAGCAGGTGCAAATCTTGGCTGACGGGCTTGAACTGCTTGACCACGCATCGGCGCGGCTGCTGCTCATCTTCGGCCAGGTAGGTTTGGCCAAAGCCACCTGCCCCCAAAATGGTAATAATGCGATAACGCCCGCCAAGCACAGTCCCCAGCATGGACAATTCGTCGCTCAGTGCTCAATAGATGTAATGATTCTGACACACATCCCTGATACAAAGGTTCGATTCGGATCTCCGATCTGTCTCCTCAACCTGCTCCCTCGATTTGCACCTACAAAGCACCTATAAAGCACCTATGATGACCAGTATGAGGATCAGGATTACTGGCACGACAAAACTTTTAGGCGTAATTGGGCATCCCGTGTCTCACTCGCTGTCGCCCGTGATGCACAACGCCGCGATCGCCCATCTCGGTGTGGATTATGTATACCTGCCGTTGCCCGTTGCGCCAGAAGACCTGCCCCAGGCGATCGCCGGGTTTGCCGCCATCGGGCTGCGCGGCTTCAACGTCACCCTTCCCCACAAGCAGGCTGTTATGCCGTTTCTGAATCATATTTCAGAGATTGCCCAAGCCGTGGGCGCGGTGAACACAATCTGGCGCACAGACACGGGCTGGGCCGGCACGAACACCGACGTGGAGGGGTTCCTGTCGCCGCTGCTAACCCTGCCCCCAGAGCGATCGCCCGACTGGAGCCAGAGCGCAGCGGTGATTTTGGGAAACGGCGGCTCGGCGCGGGCCGTCGTCGCGGGCTGTGCCCAACTGGGCCTGGCGCAAATCCACGTCGTCGGGCGCGACCTAGACAAGCTCAAAGCCTTTCAGCAAAGCTGGCGAAACTCGCCGATTGCCGCGCTCTCGGTGCATCTCTGGGAGGATTTGCCGAAGCTCCTCCCTAGGGCAACTCTGCTGGTCAACACCACGCCCATTGGGATGCACCCCCATACTCAGGCTTCGCCGCTGGGCGCAGAGCCAGGGCTGACGATGAAATCGGGGATGAAATCGGGGGCGATCGCCTACGACCTGATCTATACCCCAAACCCCACTCGCTTTTTGCAGCAGGCCACCGCCCTTGGCGCAATGCCCATCAGCGGTCTGGAAATGCTGGTGCAGCAGGGAGCCGCCGCCCTGCGTCTGTGGCTAGGGCAGGAGGTTCCGGTCGAGGTCATGCGGCAGGCGTTGATTGAGCAGTTGAGGGGCTAAGGGAAAAGGTGGCTGGGTTGGCAGGGTTCATGCTCAGGTCAGCCCGCGCCTATCGTTGCATGATCTGCTCCACAAAATTGGTGTAAACGCGCCCGTCTGCAAAATCCTGCGTTTCCAGAATCCGCTGGTGGAAGCCGATGGTGGTGGGCAGTCCGGTAATGGCAAACTCGCGCAGGGCCCGCTTCATGCGGCGGATGGCGGTGGGGCGATCGCTCCCCCACACGATCAGCTTGCCAATGAGCGAGTCGTAGTAGGGCGGAATTTCGTAGTCGGTGTAGACGTGAGAATCGATACGGACACCGTTGCCGCCGGGGGGCAGGTAGCCGCTGATGCGTCCAGGGGCGGGGCGAAAGTTTTGGTCTGGGTCTTCGGCGTTGATGCGGCACTCGATGGCGTGGCCGCGCAGTTGCACTTGCTCCTGGGTGAGTTGGAGGCGATCGCCCTGGGCCACGCGAATTTGTTCGGCAATCAAGTCCGTCCCGGTGATCATCTCCGTGACGGGATGCTCAACCTGGATGCGCGTATTCATTTCCATGAAATAAAACTGACCGGACGAGTCCAGCAGAAACTCAATCGTGCCTGCGCCGAGGTAGTTGATTGCCTGGGCCACGCGCACTGCCGCCGAACCCATTTTTTCCCGCAGTTCCGGCGTGAGGGCCGGGCTGGGGGCTTCTTCCAGCAGCTTTTGGTGGCGACGCTGAATCGAGCAGTCGCGTTCGCCCAGGTGGATCACGTTGCCATAGCCGTCAGCGAGAATCTGAAACTCGATGTGTCGCGGCCGCTCAATAAATTTCTCTAGATATACGCCAGGGTTGCCGAAGGCAGCCTCTGCTTCGCCCTGGGCCGCCAGGAAAGACTTGATCAGATCTTCCTCGCTGCGAACCAGGCGCATTCCCCGTCCACCGCCGCCCGCTGTTGCTTTGATGATGACGGGATAGCCAATTTTGCGGGCGATCGCCATCGCTTCTTTTTCATCCGTCAGCAGCCCATCGCTCCCTGGCACGGTGGGCACACCGATCCGCTGCATCGTTTCCTTGGCCGTAGACTTGTCGCCCATTGCCCGCATTGCCGAGGGAGACGGCCCAATAAAGGCGATCTGGTGATCGGCGCAAATCTCCGCAAAGCGAGCATTCTCCGCCAAAAAGCCATAGCCCGGATGAATCGCGCTGACGTTGCGGGTCAGCGCCGCCGCAATGATATTGGGAATGTTCAGGTAGCTCTTGCTGCTGGGCGGTTCGCCAATGCACACCGCCTCGTCTGCAAGCTGTACGTGCAGCGCGTTGCGGTCGATCGTGGAATGCACCGCCACGGTGGCAATGCCCATTTCTTCACAAGTCCGCAAAATGCGGAGGGCAATTTCGCCACGGTTGGCAATCAGAATCTTTTCAAAACGCATCTCGTAAGGCCCGGCGCAAGGAATCAACGGCCAGGGATTGACTAGCCAGTGTTTTGAATTTTACGCCGAATCGGGGCCCAGGGTTTAGGGATGGGGTTCAGGGTCGGTTTCAGGAGTTAGAACGAGGTCGGGCGATCGCCCCAAATTGGCAAAAAACAGCGTTACTTCTAGCTGTACAAGTCCTGGCTGTGCAAAAACCATGTTGTAAAAAACAATCGGGTCAATCCTTTTGGCCAGAACGCTCGGCTTCAGTGCGAACGCTCCAACCCAAAAGACTCACCCGATTTGTCGGGATGCCGCATGAGAACCCCAAATGAGTCCCCAAGTTGCAATCCCTAAATTTGAATCTCTGATCCTCTGATCCCTACTCTGCCGTTGCCAGTTCGGTGCTGCCGCGACGGGTGCGACGGGTGAGCAGGTTAAAGAGCTGAATGCCGATCGCCTTGATCAGGTTGCCTTCTAGCTCCTTGAACATGGCCATGTTCATGCCAAAGGCGGCATTGGCTTCGTCTACGATGCGGTCGGCAGTGGCTTCGTCCACGGGCAGGCTGTCGAGGCGATCGCGATACATCACCTTAAACGCCTTCTCGTCGGGAATCTGCTCAAACTCGTAGAAGCTGGTGCCCTGTCCATCTGACAGGTTCATGGCGTTTTGGGCAATCTTCTTGAGGATTTGCCCACCAGAGAGGTCACCCAGATAGCGAGTGTAGAGATGGGAAACCAGCAGTTCGGGGTTCTCGTTCGAGACTTCCCGAATGCGGGTCACATAGTCTTGGGCGGCGGCCGACGGCGCAACCTGCTCTTTCCAGTTTTGACCAAAGTAGTAGGTCAAGTCTTGCTCCAGGCTGGCTTTGCGGTTTAGCTCTGGAAAATAGAGCTGAGAGAGCAGCGGATGTTCGCGGTGACGCTGCATTTCTTCTTCCATTGCCGAGTAGACAAAGTAGAGATTTGCCACCAGCTTGCGATAAGAAGTGGGTTCCACCGTGCCTTTCAGAAAACAGGCGACAAAGCCCGTATTCTCCGCCATTGAGTGAGATTTTTTGGTTCCCTCGCGGAGTTTGGATGCTAAATTGCTGCTCATGCTAAATGTCCTGCTAAATATCCCAACTAAATGCGTCTACTAGCGAAAATCCACTAGCGGTTTCGGTGCCTTTTCCAGCGTGTTCTCACAGCTCTCTTAACCAGCTTATTCGACACAACCCGACAACCTGAAGCAGGAACCCCAGACTTGCGCTCTGGCTTTCCAGCCTGTTTGCCAAGCTTGCGCCCCCCATCGACCCACCACGCCTAGCGCTGAATGACTGAATCGGGTGATGGCGTGTTTCCTCTTGAATCGGCACTAAACCGTTGCAAAGAGCACCTAAATTGTTACAGTAGTCTGATTTGATGAGAGTTTTTGTTAAAAATTCTTACGCTCTGTCGGCTGAACCTATAGTCAAGATAGGTAGTTAAGACAGGTAGTTAAGACAGGTCTTGGGGCGGCTCGAACTGACGCAGCGGAAAGCGATAAAACACTCCGCCTTGCTCATCTACTTCAAAGTTGGCCTCAAACTCTTTTGCCCGCTCGTCCAGGTATTGCTTGGCCATGTTGCCCGATATGTTGGCGGCCATTGCAAACTGCATCACGCTGAAGCAGCCGTTATGGGCCCGCGCCGTTTCAAAGAAAAGACTGCGGAGGCGATCGCCCTCCTCCTCTCGCCAATCTCGGCGCAACCCCCACAGCAGCCAGCCACCCCCAAGCATCATCGGCACCCCCAGCATCAGCCCGCCCAGCACCATGTCTCGCCGTTCTTCAGGGGGTTCGCTTTCATCAAATGGCGCAAGGGCCGCCACCATCAGAAACAGCATACTCAGGCTGAGCAGCACACCGGAGGCTATTTGACGAAGAAGTTTCATAGGTCGGGTGAATAGCGCAAACGAATAGATGAGCAATGCACCCGTAGAATGCCCTGAATCAGCCGCTTAGAAAACCCTGTGGAAGGCAAAAGTATGGCAAGCGCTTAGCG contains:
- a CDS encoding CHASE2 domain-containing protein; its protein translation is MLGTVLGGRYRIITILGAGGFGQTYLAEDEQQPRRCVVKQFKPVSQDLHLLVVARRLFDTEVETLRRLGQHDQIPELYDSFQEGEEFYLVQEFIEGHALSEELGERQRFSEPEAIALLQDVLNVLSFVHQNQVIHRDIKPANLIRRKADGKLVLIDFGAVKEIQTRLTGISGQTEMTVGIGTQGYTPSEQLMGRPRYCSDLYALGMTVVQAVTGCLPSQLPEDPETLDILWQHQATEISPGLKLILDHLVRYDFSQRYQSAAEVQHALAQLADLPTDLIDTPTSLLPPGVAHRTQSLPPLSWRDRLRMGWRGLAIATATAAALSLGLKHLGWTEPLERLAYDQMTRLQPALPPDDRLLIVGIAEADLQALERATPSDADVAKVLQTLQQAGPRVIGLGLWRDLPQEPGRAALLEELRSPNVITFMQLGSVTTPQIPPPPGVPSVQVGFSDLLVDADRVVRRGLIFGGEFHSFAMRLAQKYLASENVGLRTSPAHPGITELGETPLPPLESTAGGYQRLDAGGYQLLLRYRSPAAPAPVVSFADVLNGRVSRDRVRDRIVLIGTTAPSGKDLYYTPFSAGQQTEHQMPGVVIHAQITSQLLSLVQDGRRLIGYWPDWAEGLWIIGWVGVGSGLGWFLRHPARLGAGGVAAIGILIGSSVWLFGQQVWIPVATPAIALALATVGSAAHRIYRESKLDTDLTRLVWDKTLITDLGRRGHSP
- a CDS encoding shikimate dehydrogenase; translated protein: MRIRITGTTKLLGVIGHPVSHSLSPVMHNAAIAHLGVDYVYLPLPVAPEDLPQAIAGFAAIGLRGFNVTLPHKQAVMPFLNHISEIAQAVGAVNTIWRTDTGWAGTNTDVEGFLSPLLTLPPERSPDWSQSAAVILGNGGSARAVVAGCAQLGLAQIHVVGRDLDKLKAFQQSWRNSPIAALSVHLWEDLPKLLPRATLLVNTTPIGMHPHTQASPLGAEPGLTMKSGMKSGAIAYDLIYTPNPTRFLQQATALGAMPISGLEMLVQQGAAALRLWLGQEVPVEVMRQALIEQLRG
- the accC gene encoding acetyl-CoA carboxylase biotin carboxylase subunit, with product MRFEKILIANRGEIALRILRTCEEMGIATVAVHSTIDRNALHVQLADEAVCIGEPPSSKSYLNIPNIIAAALTRNVSAIHPGYGFLAENARFAEICADHQIAFIGPSPSAMRAMGDKSTAKETMQRIGVPTVPGSDGLLTDEKEAMAIARKIGYPVIIKATAGGGGRGMRLVRSEEDLIKSFLAAQGEAEAAFGNPGVYLEKFIERPRHIEFQILADGYGNVIHLGERDCSIQRRHQKLLEEAPSPALTPELREKMGSAAVRVAQAINYLGAGTIEFLLDSSGQFYFMEMNTRIQVEHPVTEMITGTDLIAEQIRVAQGDRLQLTQEQVQLRGHAIECRINAEDPDQNFRPAPGRISGYLPPGGNGVRIDSHVYTDYEIPPYYDSLIGKLIVWGSDRPTAIRRMKRALREFAITGLPTTIGFHQRILETQDFADGRVYTNFVEQIMQR
- a CDS encoding heme oxygenase (biliverdin-producing) — its product is MSSNLASKLREGTKKSHSMAENTGFVACFLKGTVEPTSYRKLVANLYFVYSAMEEEMQRHREHPLLSQLYFPELNRKASLEQDLTYYFGQNWKEQVAPSAAAQDYVTRIREVSNENPELLVSHLYTRYLGDLSGGQILKKIAQNAMNLSDGQGTSFYEFEQIPDEKAFKVMYRDRLDSLPVDEATADRIVDEANAAFGMNMAMFKELEGNLIKAIGIQLFNLLTRRTRRGSTELATAE